DNA from Nitriliruptor alkaliphilus DSM 45188:
GGCACGAACGTCATCGCCGGGGTGACCTCCTTCGGGCTGTCCGCGCAGACCTGCACGGGTCCGGGCTTCGCCTACCGGACCGACCAGCAGGTCGTGCACGACTGGGTGTCCTCGCTCGTACCCGACGACCAGGAGCTGGAGGTCGTCCACCGCTGAACGGGCCCTGGCGCGGCCGAGCGCCGACCGCGGACGCTCAGCCGGCCGGCAGGCTGACGAAGCGCAGCTCGGTCATCTCCGCGATGGCGTGTGCCGGCCCCTCGCGGGTGTTGCCGGCGTCGGCGACGCCGCCGTAGGGCTGCTGGTCGACGCGGACGGTCGGCACGTCGCCGATCAGGACGCCGCCGAAGTCGAGCTCGTGGACGGCGCGCATGGCGGCCGACAGGTCACGGGTGAACACGCCGGCCTGCAGCCGGAAGGCGCTGTCGTTGGCCAGCCCGATCGCCTCGCCGAGGTCGTCGTAGGGCCGGGTGACCACCACGGGTCCGAAGATCTCCTCGCGCCACAGTTCGCTGTCGAGTGGCGGTGCGACGACCACGGTCGGCTGCACCGTGCGGTCGCCGACGAGCTGCCCACCGGTCGCCACCCGACCGCCGCCGTCGACCGCGGCCTCGATCCAGCCGACCACGCGTGCCGCCGCGCCCGGATCGATCAGGGGGCCGACCTCGGTGGCCTCGTCGCCGGGGTCGCCCACCACCAGGGTGGCTGCGGCCTCGGCCAGCAGTGCCGCGAGCTCGTCGTGCACGTCGCGGTGCGCGAGGACCCGTTGCACCGAGATGCAGGACTGGCCGGCGTAGCCGTACCCGCCGGCGCGGATCCGTCGCGCGACGTCGGCGAGGTCGGCATCGGGTTCGACGATGACCGGGGCGTTCGAGCCGAGCTCGAGCGCGACCTTCTTGCGCGGCGCGGCGGCGGCGATCGACCAGCCGACACCGACGCTGCCGGTGAAGGTGACCATGGCCGGGACGTCGTGGGCGACGAGCGGGATCGCGGCCTCACGCCCGCCGTCGGTGACCACCGAGATCCAGTCCGCGGGCAGGCCGGCCTCGATCAGCAGCTCGACGAGCGCCAGCGCGGTCAGCGGCGTCTGCGGTGCTGGCTTGAGGACCACGGGGCAGCCGGCGGCGATCGCCGGCGCCAGCTTGTGCGCCACGAGGTTGAGCGGGAAGTTGAACGGCGTGATCGCTGCGACCACGCCGAGCGGCACCCGCAGCGCGAACCCGAGCCGGCCCTCCCCGGATGCGGATGCGCCCAT
Protein-coding regions in this window:
- a CDS encoding aldehyde dehydrogenase family protein; this encodes MDQTPVRIGGELVTTADAVEVADPCDGALVGAVPRCGPAEVDAACAAAAAALARCDLPAHRRAAVLDRTARLLLERREEFARRICREAGKPITTARGEVDRCVDTFRFAAGEARTLTGEMVPMGASASGEGRLGFALRVPLGVVAAITPFNFPLNLVAHKLAPAIAAGCPVVLKPAPQTPLTALALVELLIEAGLPADWISVVTDGGREAAIPLVAHDVPAMVTFTGSVGVGWSIAAAAPRKKVALELGSNAPVIVEPDADLADVARRIRAGGYGYAGQSCISVQRVLAHRDVHDELAALLAEAAATLVVGDPGDEATEVGPLIDPGAAARVVGWIEAAVDGGGRVATGGQLVGDRTVQPTVVVAPPLDSELWREEIFGPVVVTRPYDDLGEAIGLANDSAFRLQAGVFTRDLSAAMRAVHELDFGGVLIGDVPTVRVDQQPYGGVADAGNTREGPAHAIAEMTELRFVSLPAG